Proteins from one Rosa chinensis cultivar Old Blush chromosome 7, RchiOBHm-V2, whole genome shotgun sequence genomic window:
- the LOC112178284 gene encoding toll/interleukin-1 receptor-like protein codes for MKASSSSSSLPSGPPSSQPPEFPDYTYDVFLSFRGEDTRRTFTDHLYAALVRAGVRTFRDTEGLRRGENIAEDLVEIIQGCRISLIVFSEKYADSSWCLEELL; via the coding sequence ATGAAGGCATCGTCATCATCCTCATCGCTTCCATCGGGGCCACCATCCTCACAGCCACCAGAGTTCCCTGACTACACGTACGACGTGTTCTTGAGCTTCAGAGGTGAAGACACACGGAGGACCTTCACCGACCACCTCTACGCGGCACTAGTTCGTGCCGGAGTCAGGACGTTTAGGGATACCGAGGGACTAAGAAGGGGAGAAAACATAGCGGAGGATTTGGTGGAGATAATCCAAGGGTGTAGGATCTCACTCATCGTCTTCTCAGAAAAGTACGCGGATTCGAGTTGGTGTCTCGAGGAGCTGCTGTAG
- the LOC112178285 gene encoding zinc finger MYM-type protein 1-like: MGKDSDSFHKNAVRACDDLMKQPQHIQNAVENYTSKQIADNRLRVKTSIEAVRWLAFQGCAFKGHDESVDSINPGNFVKLLELLASYNEKVAEVILQNAPRNASYTLPKIQKQMLQAFSVRVKKAIREEIDNSKFCIIVDEARDESKKEQMAIVLRFVDKDGFIREHFFGLVHVSDTKTSTLQKAIYSVLSNHNLDIQNIRGQGHDGASNMRGEWNGLQALILKDCPYAYYVHCLAHRLQLALVAASREVIPIQKFFTKLTFIVNILGASCKRNDEFQSAQAEEIAYLTSIDELETGRGLNQIGTLQRAGDTRWSSHFRSISSLRQRFSPTCQVLLNIIEEGKSPQAGDADSAYESMTSYQFVFNLHLMEEIMENTNELCLALQSQSQDILNAMSLRAISKPAKSATPLRAALHLAISSLASCFSNA; the protein is encoded by the coding sequence ATGGGTAAAGATTCTGACTCTTTTCATAAGAATGCTGTAAGAGCCTGTGACGACTTGATGAAGCAACCCCAGCATATACAAAATGCTGTTGAAAATTATACTTCAAAACAAATTGCAGACAACCGTCTACGAGTCAAAACTTCAATTGAAGCAGTTCGATGGCTTGCATTTCAAGGTTGTGCTTTTAAAGGTCATGATGAAAGCGTTGATTCAATCAATCCTGGTAATTTTGTGAAACTCTTAGAATTGTTGGCTTCATATAATGAAAAAGTTGCTGAAGTTATATTACAGAATGCTCCAAGAAATGCTTCTTACACATTGCCAAAGATTCAAAAACAAATGTTACAAGCATTTTCAGTAAGAGTAAAAAAGGCCATTCGGGAAGAAATTGATAATTCAAAATTTTGCATAATTGTTGATGAAGCTCGTGATGAGTCAAAGAAAGAGCAAATGGCTATAGTATTGAGATTTGTTGACAAAGATGGTTTTATTCGGGAGCATTTTTTTGGACTTGTTCATGTGTCAGACACCAAGACATCAACATTGCAAAAGGCAATATATTCAGTCTTATCAAATCACAATTTAGATATCCAAAATATTCGAGGCCAAGGACACGATGGTGCAAGTAATATGCGAGGTGAGTGGAATGGGCTACAAGCTttgattttgaaggattgtCCGTATGCATACTATGTTCATTGTTTAGCACATAGATTGCAATTGGCTTTAGTAGCAGCATCGAGAGAAGTTATTCCTATCCAAAAGTTTTTTACTAAATTGACTTTTATTGTCAATATTCTCGGTGCTTCATGCAAGCGTAATGATGAATTTCAAAGTGCTCAAGCAGAAGAGATTGCATATTTGACTTCAATTGATGAACTTGAGACCGGAAGAGGACTTAACCAAATTGGAACCTTGCAGCGTGCTGGAGATACTCGTTGGAGTTCGCACTTCAGATCTATTTCTAGTTTGAGACAAAGATTTAGCCCAACTTGTCAGGTTCTTTTGAACATAATTGAGGAAGGGAAGAGTCCTCAAGCAGGAGATGCAGATTCAGCTTATGAGTCAATGACATCGTATCAATTTGTCTTCAACTTACATCTCATGGAAGAAATTATGGAGAATACTAATGAACTTTGTCTAGCTTTGCAAAGTCAATCTCAAGACATTTTGAATGCCATGAGTCTAAGAGCAATATCCAAGCCAGCCAAATCCGCCACTCCTCTAAGAGCAGCTCTCCACCTAGCTATCTCATCTCTAGCTTCATGTTTCTCAAACGCATGA
- the LOC112175880 gene encoding disease resistance protein RUN1-like, with the protein MKQSLSIALLTRYICRQLTTPYLNLAVYPVGIDSRVKDIGEYLRVRLDNAVCMVGIWGMGGIGKTTVAKAIYNKFYHDFDSRSFLADLRETAKDSSGKIALQERLLSDVLKPTKIEVGDVSKGINVIKERLGSKKVLVIVDNVDRVEQLTALAISRDSFGLGSIIIITTRDRHLLQLVKVDKIHLTQEMNEEEVLELFSWHAFQNYSPNEDYIELSRRVVTYCGGLPLALEILGSFLFGRSMGDWNSTLKKLEKIPDGTIQSKLRISFDTLKESQRHIFLHICCFFIGMDKNHVIKILKGCGFSPEIEISVLSERCLVTVNEKDKLMMHDLL; encoded by the coding sequence ATGAAGCAGAGTTTATCAATAGCATTGTTGACGAGATATATATGCAGACAGCTGACCACCCCATACTTGAATTTAGCTGTCTATCCAGTTGGAATAGATTCTCGTGTTAAAGATATTGGTGAATATTTACGTGTTAGATTAGATAATGCTGTTTGCATGGTTGGAATTTGGGGTATGGGTGGAATCGGCAAAACAACAGTTGCCAAAGCCATCTATAACAAATTTTATCATGACTTTGACAGTAGAAGTTTCCTAGCAGATCTTAGGGAAACAGCAAAGGACTCAAGTGGTAAGATTGCACTGCAAGAAAGACTTCTTTCTGATGTCTTAAAACCAACCAAGATAGAGGTAGGTGATGTTTCCAAAGGCATCAATGTGATCAAAGAACGACTTGGAAGCAAAAAGGTACTTGTCATCGTTGACAATGTCGATCGTGTGGAACAATTGACTGCATTGGCAATAAGCCGTGATTCCTTTGGTCTGGGAAGTATAATTATTATAACAACAAGAGATCGACATTTGTTACAACTAGTGAAAGTGGATAAAATACATCTGACACAAGaaatgaatgaagaagaagttctTGAGCTATTTAGTTGGCATGCCTTTCAAAATTATTCTCCTAATGAAGACTATATCGAACTCTCAAGAAGAGTGGTTACTTACTGTGGAGGTTTACCACTGGCTCTTGAAATTTTAGGGTCTTTCCTCTTTGGAAGGAGCATGGGAGATTGGAATAGCACACTGAAGAAATTGGAAAAAATTCCTGATGGCACAATTCAGTCAAAGCTCAGAATAAGCTTTGACACACTTAAGGAGAGCCAGAGGCACATATTCCTCCACATATGTTGTTTCTTCATTGGAATGGACAAAAACCATGTCATAAAAATACTCAAGGGCTGTGGTTTTTCTCCAGAAATAGAAATCAGTGTCCTCTCTGAACGTTGCCTCGTAACTGTTAATGAAAAAGACAAGCTAATGATGCATGATTTGCTTTGA